The following proteins are co-located in the Sardina pilchardus chromosome 24, fSarPil1.1, whole genome shotgun sequence genome:
- the LOC134072427 gene encoding IgGFc-binding protein-like has translation MLCHSINAYVIDCQDVGVKVLNWRTPSLCPLTCPTNSHYSISASSCATPCPGLTSVTCADVSAEGCACNIGYYFNGTGCVPQDECSCYINGKTLKIGETVVADDCSAKYVCPKSGNGHTESMSCTIDETCEIKNGIRGCYAKKCVMGNNGVITTFNGRARDVPNIGVFDLVTICDSNAEGRFRVLMDLQACGPTGPVIAVGIIAFFEGANVNVNSEFDTWVNGWKVSLPFQMENGLIIQVINDQLVIEKKSAVVVSYSRLQEITVTVSESVAEQLCGACGRLADSLSVSVQSTTFEWSPVPFSMCPQ, from the exons ATGCTTTGCCACAGCATTAATGCCTATGTCATTGACTGCCAAGATGTTGGAGTTAAGGTCTTGAACTGGAGGACGCCCAGCCTATGTC CCCTGACCTGCCCAACAAACAGCCATTACAGCATCAGTGCTTCGTCCTGTGCGACCCCATGTCCTGGGCTTACGAGCGTCACCTGTGCTGATGTGAGTGCTGAGGGATGTGCCTGCAACATCGGCTATTACTTCAATGGAACAGGTTGCGTTCCACAGGACGAGTGCAGCTGCTACATCAACGGAAAGACCCTCAAG aTTGGAGAGACAGTGGTGGCCGATGACTGCTCTGCCAAATATGTTTGTCCTAAATCTGGAAACGGCCATACCGAATCCATGTCTTGTACCATTGATGAGACCTGTGAGATCAAGAACGGCATCCGTGGATGCTATGCCAAGAAATGCGTTATGGGAAATAATGGGGTCATCACCACCTTTAATGGGAGAGCAAGAGATGTACCAAACATCGGGGTGTTTGATCTGGTGACAATCTGTGACTCCAATGCAGAGGGGCGGTTCCGGGTCTTGATGGACCTGCAGGCCTGTGGGCCGACCGGCCCGGTGATTGCTGTGGGCATCATTGCCTTCTTTGAAGGTGcaaatgtcaatgtcaacaGCGAGTTTGACACCTGG GTTAATGGATGGAAGGTATCTCTGCCCTTCCAGATGGAAAACGGATTGATCATTCAAGTAATAAACGACCAGCTGGTGATCGAGAAGAAGtctgctgttgttgtgtctTACAGTCGGTTACAGGAGATCACAGTGACCGTCAGTGAAAGTGTGGCAGAGCAACTGTGTGGAGCATGTGGAAGGCTGGCTGATAGCCTTTCAGTCTCCGTGCAGAGCACAACGTTTGAATGGTCACCAGTGCCTTTTTCAATGTG CCCACAATGA